One region of Drosophila kikkawai strain 14028-0561.14 chromosome 2R, DkikHiC1v2, whole genome shotgun sequence genomic DNA includes:
- the LOC108081842 gene encoding ER membrane protein complex subunit 7 homolog, which yields MNSASAFQDLDSQDTVASDQALYNINGVILRPHKPLSQKLDMRDVALSINNGQFKGFVRLDGRFTISSVPNGSHILEVHHPDFYFEPVKVEINGKGKYRARKVSYTQPSVINQVPYPLRLQPLFRRNYFRLREQWRLMDILLNPLVLSMLVPMLFMLILPKIISDPEAKKELDNMPFPKIKDIPDFGDMLSSYLSGTAKPGQREIAERPRKKAQ from the coding sequence ATGAATAGCGCCTCGGCGTTCCAAGATTTGGACTCGCAGGATACTGTGGCATCTGATCAAGCTCTTTACAACATTAATGGAGTCATCCTAAGACCGCATAAGCCGCTAAGCCAGAAATTAGATATGCGGGATGTAGCACTATCGATCAATAATGGCCAGTTCAAGGGATTCGTGCGATTGGACGGACGCTTCACAATAAGTAGTGTGCCGAACGGAAGTCACATTCTGGAGGTGCACCATCCGGACTTTTACTTCGAGCCCGTGAAGGTGGAGATCAACGGAAAGGGAAAATACCGCGCTCGCAAGGTCAGCTACACCCAGCCATCAGTGATCAACCAGGTGCCATATCCACTGCGCCTGCAGCCACTTTTTCGGCGAAACTATTTTCGTCTTCGGGAGCAATGGCGCCTAATGGATATCCTTCTGAATCCTTTGGTTCTTTCTATGCTGGTGCCGATGCTTTTCATGTTGATTCTACCGAAGATAATCAGTGATCCAGAGGCCAAGAAGGAGTTGGACAACATGCCGTTCCCGAAAATAAAGGACATACCGGACTTTGGCGACATGCTCTCCTCATATCTTTCGGGCACCGCTAAGCCAGGACAAAGGGAAATCGCTGAGAGACCCCGAAAGAAAgcacaataa
- the tsh gene encoding protein teashirt translates to MLHEALMLEIYRQALNAGALPTARPRSTESANSSERCPSHDSNSSDNGGGGGGGSGNGGAVGQRMDAAAMSAGMMAGPSLHPTFPAVPQSLPAQPPSMEAYLHMVAAAAQQYGFPLAAAAAAGAGPRLPLPLPNEAAAPFKLPPQASPTASSSNHSEALDFRTNLYGRAESAEPPASEGEEEDFDDGANNPLDLSVGTRKRGHDSEPQLLGHIQVKKMFKSDSPPANPGPATPTASQLLPGVNPYLAAVAAANIFRAGQFPDWNGKSDLVVDPLEKMSDIVKGGGAGGLSSKEKMHSSSKATPPQAAAAPPPKSPVQSASSHQNSESGGAGSGSSGVTKARHNIWQSHWQNKGVASSVFRCVWCKQSFPTLEALTTHMKDSKHCGVNVPPFGNLPSNNPQQQHHQHHQHPAPPPPPQNHNLRKQGGSGSGSNHSPSANVKNAFQYRGDPPTPLPRKLVRGQNVWLGKGVEQAMQILKCMRCGESFRSLGEMTKHMQETQHYTNILSQEQSISIKSANSNSNSDAKESQNSLSSEESRTLSAVLTCKVCDKAFSSLGDLSNHMAKNNHYAEPLLQSAGARKRPAPKKREKSLPVRKLLEMKGGASNQEDLAAEKSAVQGKPGLGPGGGDKNDAALFAERMRQYITGVKSPEEMAKVAAAQLLAKNKSPELVEQKNGGAKAAPGASSVLSAIEQMFTTSFDTPPRHASLPASSPSNSSTKNTSPVASSILKRLGIDETVDYNKPLIDTNDPYYQHYRYTSSERSGSECSAEARPRLDAPPTPEKQHPAALDEESSKPVIKQEREQTEPAESIKMEIKSEVEGDEQQIEADEPSKMETTLVNGTAAISNNNNNVERSSPKTPSSSAASPQARLLLPPRSPAESQRSVTPKSPASSHKSYDGSSEGNPKKYPSDSLNALSSMFDSLGSSGGAGGAGNTRAKLVAAAAAAAGGSESPENLSGSGGNSLAALRQFCVKKEKTA, encoded by the exons atgttgcACGAGGCTCTGATGCTCGAGATCTACAGACAGGCGCTAAATGCCGG CGCCCTGCCCACAGCTCGTCCCCGCTCCACGGAGTCGGCGAATTCCAGCGAGCGCTGCCCATCCCACGATTCCAACTCGTCGGAcaatggcggcggcggtggtggtggctctGGCAACGGCGGTGCAGTGGGCCAGCGCATGGATGCCGCCGCCATGTCCGCCGGTATGATGGCCGGTCCATCCCTTCACCCGACATTCCCGGCTGTGCCGCAGTCTTTACCCGCCCAGCCGCCCTCGATGGAGGCGTACCTGCACATGGTGGCGGCGGCTGCCCAGCAATACGGATTCCCGCTAGCTGCAGCCGCTGCGGCGGGTGCGGGGCCACGCCTACCTCTTCCATTGCCAAACGAGGCAGCCGCTCCATTCAAACTTCCTCCGCAAGCCTCGCCAACTGCATCATCGAGCAACCACTCAGAGGCTCTGGACTTTCGCACCAATCTGTATGGTCGGGCGGAATCGGCGGAGCCACCGGCTTCGGAAGGCGAGGAAGAGGACTTCGATGATGGCGCCAACAATCCCCTCGATCTCTCTGTGGGCACCCGGAAGCGTGGCCACGACTCGGAGCCACAGCTACTGGGTCACATCCAGGTGAAAAAGATGTTCAAGTCGGATAGTCCGCCTGCGAATCCTGGGCCTGCCACGCCTACAGCCAGTCAGCTGCTGCCAGGAGTGAATCCATACTTGgcggcagtagcagcagccaATATCTTCCGGGCGGGACAATTCCCAGACTGGAATGGCAAAAGTGATCTGGTTGTAGACCCTCTGGAAAAGATGTCCGACATTGTtaaaggaggaggagcgggTGGCCTGAGCAGCAAGGAGAAAATGCACTCGTCGTCCAAGGCCACGCCACCACAAGCAGctgcagcaccaccaccaaagAGTCCCGTTCAGTCGGCATCCAGCCATCAGAATTCCGAGTCTGGAGGAGCAGGAAGTGGAAGTAGTGGAGTGACCAAGGCCAGGCACAATATCTGGCAATCGCACTGGCAGAACAAGGGAGTGGCCAGCTCGGTGTTCAGGTGTGTGTGGTGCAAGCAGAGCTTCCCCACCTTGGAGGCCCTCACCACCCACATGAAGGACAGCAAGCACTGTGGGGTCAATGTGCCACCTTTCGGCAATCTACCAAGCAATAatccacagcagcagcaccatcaaCACCATCAGCATCCAGCTCCTCCACCGCCACCGCAAAACCATAATCTGAGGAAGCAGGGTGGCTCCGGCAGCGGCTCGAATCACTCACCATCTGCGAACGTAAAGAATGCCTTCCAGTATCGAGGAGACCCACCCACGCCGCTGCCCAGGAAATTGGTTCGCGGCCAGAACGTTTGGTTGGGCAAGGGTGTGGAGCAGGCCATGCAGATCCTCAAGTGCATGCGGTGCGGCGAAAGCTTCCGTTCCCTTGGAGAAATGACCAAGCATATGCAGGAGACGCAGCATTACACGAATATTCTCTCTCAGGAACAGAGCATCTCCATAAAGTCAgccaattccaattccaattcggATGCCAAGGAGAGCCAGAATAGCTTGAGTTCCGAGGAAAGTCGAACCCTGAGTGCCGTGCTCACCTGCAAGGTGTGTGATAAGGCATTCAGCTCCCTCGGAGATCTGAGCAACCACATGGCCAAAAACAATCACTATGCTGAGCCCCTGTTGCAATCCGCTGGAGCTCGCAAGCGACCAGCTCCCAAGAAGCGCGAGAAATCTCTGCCGGTACGGAAGCTCCTAGAGATGAAGGGAGGAGCCTCAAACCAGGAGGATCTGGCAGCCGAAAAGTCCGCTGTGCAAGGAAAGCCCGGCTTGGGACCCGGTGGTGGTGATAAAAACGATGCCGCTCTCTTTGCCGAGCGCATGAGGCAGTACATTACGGGTGTGAAATCCCCCGAAGAAATGGCCAAAGTGGCGGCTGCTCAACTCCTCGCCAAGAACAAGTCCCCTGAGCTAGTGGAACAGAAGAATGGCGGCGCCAAGGCGGCTCCAGGGGCATCCTCCGTGCTAAGTGCCATTGAGCAGATGTTCACCACCAGCTTTGACACACCGCCCAGACACGCCAGCCTGCCAGCCAGTAGTCCATCCAACTCATCCACCAAAAACACATCGCCAGTGGCCTCTAGCATACTGAAGCGCCTGGGAATCGATGAGACTGTGGACTACAACAAGCCTCTTATTGACACCAATGATCCGTACTACCAGCACTACAGGTACACCAGCAGCGAACGGAGCGGCAGTGAGTGCAGTGCAGAGGCCAGGCCGCGATTGGACGCTCCTCCCACTCCCGAAAAGCAGCATCCGGCGGCGCTGGATGAGGAGTCTTCCAAACCTGTGATCAAACAAGAAAGGGAGCAGACAGAGCCCGCCGAGTCCATCAAAATGGAGATCAAGTCTGAGGTCGAAGGCGACGAGCAGCAGATTGAGGCTGACGAGCCTTCCAAAATGGAGACAACGTTGGTGAATGGCACGGCTGCCATcagcaataataacaataacgtGGAAAGGAGCTCACCAAAGACACCATCATCGTCGGCAGCCAGTCCTCAAGCCAGGTTGCTGCTGCCTCCCAGGAGTCCGGCCGAGAGCCAGCGATCCGTTACACCCAAGTCACCCGCCTCCAGTCACAAGTCCTACGATGGCAGCTCCGAGGGCAACCCCAAGAAGTATCCCAGCGACTCTCTGAATGCACTATCCTCCATGTTCGACTCCCTGGGCAGCAGCGGTGGCGCAGGAGGCGCTGGCAATACGAGAGCCAAGCTGgtagctgcagcagctgctgccgcaGGTGGATCCGAGTCTCCGGAGAATCTCAGTGGCAGCGGCGGAAACTCACTGGCGGCCCTGCGACAATTCTGCGTGAAGAAGGAGAAGACCGCCTAA